One region of Wyeomyia smithii strain HCP4-BCI-WySm-NY-G18 chromosome 3, ASM2978416v1, whole genome shotgun sequence genomic DNA includes:
- the LOC129728436 gene encoding uncharacterized protein LOC129728436, producing the protein MQTLFNTLTKPISERKKFDIVYRNMRADYKGHVISKDIDNLADLKHFGRRLDATYWYKFQTPANDSNPRGKAAQVNEVYTGTKPKSNRKIEYEPQKTRHYFNSNLQTRSSDEKVKKSGNNNILKSNQSGWETLLNNYQPPKEGYCFNCRLKGHHARDCERPKHKYCTRCGFHNVETTTCPFCGKNAIKTVPEGRQVEHYFDTSYEMNEIIIHPENGQRPFVEVSVYGNSLVGLLDSGAHLSILGIGALKLLEKCDLRLFPSEVSLKTANGQELEVKGTVYLPVTFNEETKVIETLVVPSLKRKILLGINFWNSFHITPTIQKARIESIEVHEDVEPADRLAMEHEETLLNDVQKLHLEKVKKKFKIAGEDTLDTTDWVSHRIELTEEAKKLSPARINPFPTSPSRQQQINAELDRMLKSNIIEKSYSDWALRLVPVDKSDGRGLYQFTRMPFGLVNSPATLSRLMDRVLGGGELEPKVFVYLDDIIIVSDTFEEHLALLEEVAARLRAANLSINISKSRFCVTEVPYLGYILGRGGLRPNPDRVSAIVNYERPESLRALRRFLGMCNYYRRFLANYSEVTQPLTDLLRNKPKRVHWNEQAEASFISVKNHLISAPILTNPNFALPFAIHCDASSKIYREI; encoded by the exons ATGCAAACGCTTTTTAACACTCTTACTAAACCGATATCCGAGCGGAAGAAATTCGACATAGTGTACCGTAATATGCGCGCCGATTATAAAGGACACGTGATCTCGAAGGATATCGACAATCTCGCGGATCTCAAACATTTCGGTAGGCGCCTAGATGCAACGTATTGGTATAAATTCCAAACACCCGCGAACGATAGCAACCCCCGCGGTAAAGCTGCCCAAGTGAACGAGGTTTACACCGGGACTAAGCCTAAATCGAATCGTAAAATAGAATATGAACCGCAGAAAACACGTCATTACTTCAACTCGAATTTACAAACGCGTAGTTCGGATGAAAAGGTTAAAAAAAGCGGAAATAACAATATACTGAAATCAAACCAATCCGGATGGGAAACTTTGCTTAACAACTACCAGCCTCCCAAAGAGGGGTACTGTTTCAACTGCAGACTTAAAGGGCATCATGCCCGAGATTGCGAAAGACCGAAACATAAATACTGCACCAGATGTGGGTTTCACAATGTGGAAACCACCACATGCCCGTTCTGTGGAAAAAACGCCATCAAGACTGTCCCCGAGGGCCGACAAGTCGAGC ATTATTTTGATACCAGTTATGAGATGAATGAAATTATAATCCACCCCGAAAATGGTCAGAGGCCTTTCGTAGAAGTATCCGTTTACGGAAACTCCCTAGTGGGTCTTCTTGATAGTGGTGCTCATTTAAGTATACTGGGAATTGGGGCACTGAAATTGCTTGAAAAGTGTGATTTACGTttatttccatcagaagtgtCCTTAAAAACTGCCAATGGTCAGGAATTGGAAGTTAAAGGAACAGTGTACCTTCCAGTCACGTTTAATGAAGAGACTAAGGTCATTGAAACCTTAGTGGTCCCGTCGctaaaaagaaaaattttattaGGAATTAATTTTTGGAATAGTTTCCACATTACCCCTACTATTCAGAAAGCCAGAATCGAAAGCATCGAAGTGCACGAAGACGTAGAACCAGCAGATCGACTGGCTATGGAACACGAGGAGACTCTACTTAACGACGTACAAAAACTACATCTCGAGAAAgttaaaaagaaatttaaaattgcAGGGGAAGATACCTTAGATACTACGGATTGGGTCAGTCATCGGATTGAACTAACGGAGGAAGCCAAGAAACTTTCACCGGCTCGTATAAATCCATTTCCAACTTCCCCGTCTAGGCAGCAACAAATCAACGCTGAGCTAGACCGGATGTTAAAGTCCAACATAATTGAAAAGTCATATAGTGACTGGGCACTGCGTCTTGTTCCCGTAGATAAATCGGATG GACGAGGCCTCTATCAATTTACTAGAATGCCCTTTGGGCTGGTAAATAGTCCGGCTACACTGTCGCGTTTAATGGATAGAGTGCTCGGCGGTGGGGAATTGGAACCTAAGGTATTTGTATATCTGGATGATATAATTATCGTCAGTGACACGTTCGAGGAACATTTGGCGCTGCTTGAAGAGGTAGCCGCCCGACTCAGAGCAGCCAATCTATCAATTAATATATCTAAATCACGTTTCTGTGTGACGGAAGTACCTTACCTTGGATATATTTTGGGGCGTGGAGGTCTTCGACCAAATCCAGATCGTGTGTCTGCCATCGTCAATTATGAGCGACCAGAATCGCTTCGTGCGTTAAGAAGGTTTCTAGGGATGTGTAACTACTATAGGAGATTTCTGGCTAACTATAGTGAAGTTACACAACCCCTAACGGACTTACTTCGGAATAAGCCTAAAAGAGTTCACTGGAACGAACAGGCAGAAGCATCCTTCATCAGCGTTAAAAATCACCTGATAAGCGCTCCCATACTTACCAACCCCAATTTTGCACTACCTTTTGCGATCCATTGCGATGCCAGCTCTAAAATCTATAGAGAAATTTAG